The following proteins are co-located in the Malus sylvestris chromosome 13, drMalSylv7.2, whole genome shotgun sequence genome:
- the LOC126595739 gene encoding CRIB domain-containing protein RIC7-like — translation MATKVKGLLKGLKHFSQMFDEKNDDIQIGFPTDVKHVGHIGWDGPSTNSTPSWMNEFKGASPEVSSPGQLTVKELSSQDMHKTNLAAQELVQRNDIPRTRRHSTGESEGSPTKKSSDGSKKHSRRHRSKEGPMDSPSCESREGSSRHSRRSRNSNNLGSESPSQDPPGIPKQRKKKGSSEGGSARSSRRANRSKGQNSLTEISLEGSEHGSKSGESPVHPVLAEAKRSSGGNNVN, via the exons ATGGCTACCAAGGTGAAGGGGCTCTTGAAAGGCCTGAAACACTTTTCGCAAATGTTTG ATGAGAAAAATGATGACATACAAATTGGATTTCCCACAGATGTTAAGCATGTTGGGCACATTGGATGGGATGGTCCATCTACAAATAGTACTCCGAGCTGG ATGAATGAGTTCAAAGGCGCTTCTCCAGAAGTCTCATCCCCCGGGCAATTGACTGTTAAAGAACTGTCGTCCCAAG ATATGCATAAAACAAACCTTGCTGCCCAAGAGTTGGTGCAGCGAAATGACATTCCAAGGACTAGGCGTCATTCCACAGGTGAATCTGAAGGTTCCCCAACCAAAAAGAGCTCTGATGGATCAAAGAAGCATTCTAGGCGCCACCGCTCCAAGGAAGGACCAATGGATTCTCCATCTTGTGAGTCTCGAGAAGGTAGTAGCCGTCATTCAAGAAGAAGCCGGAATTCTAACAATCTTGGATCGGAATCCCCCTCACAAGACCCTCCTGGAATACCAAAGCAAAGGAAGAAAAAGGGGTCATCCGAAGGCGGGTCAGCGAGGTCATCAAGAAGGGCAAACAGATCAAAAGGCCAGAATTCTTTGACTGAGATTTCGTTGGAAGGTTCAGAGCATGGATCCAAGAGTGGAGAGAGTCCAGTGCACCCAGTTTTGGCAGAAGCGAAACGTTCCTCGGGCGGGAATAATGTGAACTAA
- the LOC126597454 gene encoding polyubiquitin-like — protein sequence MESQRLRRPSRRGFRTLPSSYSDSSRRQRNIPWKVLKQICVRIKKSVVVKNLKAENPQEPLLGDNTNWLHNSQIPADRGTPEEPSYRICHPNSMSMKIYVKFPSNRKTVVLEAKGYNIINDIKSMIWSKEGVQSGQYSLVCRGKLLEDSQTLASLDIRTESTLYVIFNPRDGMSIFVKIPSGKMVKFEVKIFYTVRDIKTIVESFIGCPVTDCSMIYAGNELQDCKTLDFYRVEENSTLEVLPFWFQIFIKTWSGNTITLDVTRKTTVREVKDKIFCKVRVPVHVQSIVVAGKRLDDECRLSSYNIQKGSTLHMVLGW from the exons ATGGAATCACAGAGACTCCGTAGACCCTCACGCCGGGGATTCCGAACACTCCCATCAAGTTACTCTGATTCATCTCGTCGGCAG AGGAATATACCGTGGAAGGTCTTGAAACAAATATGTGTGAGGATCAAGAAGTCTGTTGTAGTTAAAAATTTGAAAGCCGAAAACCCTCAGGAGCCTCTCTTGGGTGATAATACTAATTGGCTTCACAATAGCCAAATACCAGCTGATCGAGGAACTCCGGAGGAACCAAGTTATCGTATATGTCACCCGAACTCAATGAGCATGAAAATATATGTGAAATTTCCGTCAAATCGGAAGACTGTTGTATTGGAAGCAAAAGGgtacaatatcatcaatgaCATCAAATCCATGATCTGGTCCAAGGAGGGAGTCCAATCAGGCCAGTACTCTCTAGTTTGTAGAGGAAAACTACTTGAAGATTCCCAGACATTGGCATCACTTGACATTCGAACAGAATCAACCCTTTATGTGATTTTCAATCCAAGAGATGGGATGTCGATTTTTGTGAAAATACCAAGCGGAAAGATGGTTAAATTTGAGGTTAAGATCTTTTACACTGTCCGGGATATCAAAACGATTGTTGAGAGTTTTATCGGGTGTCCTGTTACCGATTGCAGTATGATCTATGCAGGAAATGAGCTGCAGGATTGCAAGACCTTGGACTTCTACAGGGTCGAAGAAAATTCCACTTTAGAAGTTTTGCCCTTTTGGTTTCAGATATTTATTAAGACGTGGAGTGGGAACACCATTACACTTGACGTGACACGAAAGACTACTGTCAGAGAGGTGAAGGACAAGATATTTTGCAAGGTCAGAGTGCCGGTTCATGTTCAGAGTATTGTAGTTGCCGGTAAACGCCTTGATGATGAATGCCGTCTTTCAAGTTACAACATTCAGAAAGGCTCCACGCTCCACATGGTTTTGGGTTGGTGA